The genomic region TGGATGAGTGCAACTACCACCCAAAGAGTACCTGCTACCGGCGTGGCTTCGTGGACAATCTGCACAACTGCTGTCAGCAGCCATCCGGCACACCCGGTTGCATGTACGCGAACTACCACGTTTCGAGCTACCTCGATTACAACGACTTGACGGGCTTCGTCAAGACGATCGATCCACCCGAGGACTACCAGCCGTCGAAAAAGGACGTGTTTGCGCTCGATTGTGAAATGTGCTACACTACGGGAGGACTGGAGTTGACGCGCGTAACCGTGGTCGACATTAACGAGAAGACTGTCTACGATACGCTGGTGAAACCATTGAACAGAATTGTGGACTACAATACACGGTAAaatgggttttattttggCAGAACTACAAAAACCCTTTCAACCACTTCTTCTGTCCAATTTCAGTTTCTCCGGAATTACGGAAGAAATGCTACAGAAAACCAACACCACGCTGCATAACGTCCAAGCCGTACTGCTTTCTATGTTCAACTCCAAAAGCATACTCATCGGGCACAGCCTTGACAGCGACTTCCGGGCGCTGAAGCTGATACACGACGTCGTGGTCGACACGTCTGTGCTGTACCCGCACAAGATGGGACCACCGAAGAAACGTGCCCTCAAAACACTGTGTAtagaaaatttgaagaaaatcatTCAAGAAAATGGTTGGTCAAAAGGCGAAAGTACCAATTCGGTACCTAAAATAATACGGCGCTTTATAATGGGTTCCCTCTTCCGTTTCATTTGCAGATGCTGGTCACGACAGTGCCGAGGACTCGGTGGTCTGCATCCAGTTAATCAAGCACTATCTACGCAATCGCATACTGTGAGTGACTGTATCATGGTCCAAATTAGTGAACGAAAGTAATCTACAGTACTGAGAACTTAAGGAAACGGGCGTTCCTAGCTTCACTGCGTATCAAACCGAAACGCAGCAGTGGGGACCACTCACAAACTCTCCCGCAAACCCCACGAACCACAGATATTTATTATGacacaattgttttttttttatatttgttttggaaTCTACCGTACCGAGGATCAATAGACTATGTGTTTGCATTAATTGTCGTCTAACACATTGCCTTACTTAACTGTGTCTTTCTTCTGTTTGTCTTGAATAATGTCTTTATGCTTGAGGCTAAATAAATTTAGCCCCTTTCGCATACGACGATTGTTAGTCCCTTCGTACAAGGAGTAACCCGATCTACGGACGGCGTACGGCCAAAGTAGCCGGACgcttatattaaaaaaaatcgaataaattaaatatctaGTTGTTAATCTATGCAGGTAAGAATTTGCAGCTAAACAAAACCACGTACAATAAAGAGCAATACGATGCATGGTGAATATGAAAGAGCAAAGTGTTGTGGTTTCTTACTTCTAGATGAAAGATCTCGAAAAGAAAGTGTTTACAATCGATACAGGTGTTTATTTAACTTATATGATGCTTGAGAGCTACGTCGGCTTAACATGCTATGCTTAtttgtactttggaaatgctagCATTTGGAAATACTAAACCGGGATTTACGGGATGCCCGTCTGGCGGCGATCGAAGGCGGTTAGAACACCATAACGAGATTTTGTAGCAACCGTAGCGGGGACGTGGTGCAgacgtttcgtttccgcgGGCAATAGTACCGCCGGAGGCACTTCGATAAGGACAGGTCGCAATGGCACAAGCGAGACGCACAGGAACCGGGACCACCCCATTCGCCGTGGTCGATTGcttgaataataaaattttaaatcttcTCAATGAAAATGCCTCTAAAAGTCACCCCATCTCCGGCTTACCACATATTGGACGACCGCGGTAGCACTTCCACAGGTACGGCACGAAGTACTCCAGGAACATCGGACAGTTGGCGGTGCTGTAGCAGTAGTCGTGCATCTTGCAGCACCGATCGATACCGTCCAGCGCCTGGCCGGAGCCGAGAAACCCGCAGTAGCACCCGTAACCCTTGTAGATGATGGGATCACATCCGGTGGCACATTTGATCATGGAGTAGAGATTGTACACGCCACGCTTCGATCGGCCTTCACGGGTGGGTTGCACCCCAACGTTTAGCGGATCCTCCTGGTCAGTTTCGTTGCtgaaacaagaaagaaaataatgacATTACACAGTCGGTGGCAACATCTCCGGAACGTTTGAAAACATCGAATAGGAGTTCAATAATGAGGCCTTTCCGTTTTCCCACCCAAGGTTACATACATTTGAGGTGTAATAGATTCAGTTCACAGGTTTCTAATGTTTAATGCAttggggaaaacaaataaaagaatgcagaaaaaatcaaacaaagatAGATACAAATGATACTGATGTCCACAGTGGGCGCAACCTCTGCAGGTCACGATCCGTAACGATAAACTCTCGATTTTCAACGGCtgcaaatgttaccacatcaaggtCAGGTTAGCTTAATTTATACAATAACGGTCCAGTTGATGCAATGCGAACCAATGCAAACATATGCGGCAATTTCTGTTAAGTTAAAATTAATGAACTTAGTGATGAGCTATTAACGCAATTCGTACCGGAACGTTTGCAAGTAGAGAATATTGTTTGCCGGTATTTTCCGTTACCTAATCTTTAAATGGACAAATCCTTCAACATACTGTTTCGAGTTTGCTTCTCTGAGTGTTTTGTGCAACTGTTCCATTTACGTCCGGCTTATGTCCGTTAGTTTTACGTTAAAATGTacgatttatatttttcttccaaaagcaataaattaattaaattaaaattaaataaaacaatttaattaattatacTCATGTAGATACAAATGATATTACGTGATCCATTTTATCCGAACCACGACAAAATCCGAAAATATATTATCCCCTTGATTCCCATTCGAAggtgaatttcctttctaatCAATTGTTCACTACATCAACGGAAACCTAATTGATTCGTCTAGGAGGACTTGTAATAACCGCAACGGACAACGTGCCAGCATTCCTTGCCCATTCTGCACCTCTACGGATATCCGCGAACCGGTTTGGAACAAAAAGCATCGGCTCGCGATTATAATCTTGTCTCTTTTCCCGCCAAGCAAGTGCACGTTGCGCAATCAACGAACGCACATTAATGATCCCGCGGATGATGCGGGGACGCACATATTCGCCTTGCATAGAATGATGTGCATAACGGTACAAAACGGCAGCAAACGGGCAAGGGGCCCGGCGAGACACGTGGAACGTATGTTACGCACCTCCTCTTCTCAGCGCTCGCAAATGCGTTaaagaaattaaagaaaagcgaacgagcgataaagaaaataaaaacaaacggtcGCCAAACCGCCTATGCGCTTGAGCATGTGCGCCAATACGCCATGCTGGGATGACTAGCGCTCAACGCACTCAACTGGTACTGGTAATGAAGGTGATGATCGTGATGCGAAGGGTGACGATCGTGGCCATATTAATTTGATCCAAACCGAAAGTGAAACAGTAGGAATCGAAGAGTTTTACGATGAAGGTGAGATGGAGAGGAAAACCCAACCCGTACCACCCTTTGACTCGTTCCGGAATTCCACACCAACCGGGGGCTGCGTGTACTAATAGGATTGTAGGTTCCGCATAACAAGAAGATGGCGAGGGAAAACCGGTCCACTACGAGGAAACGACGGACTTCACGAACCGATGCGCTCACCTTCTGCCCTACATCGGGCGACCATATTGGCGCTATCAGACCAAAACGGTCGGAAAACCTGACCGACCGACAGACCGACTTTATCTTCGCCTCTCCCCCGGCCAGCCTATCTCTCACACACTGACTTACTTATGGCgcactgttgtttttttttatctcggAGGGAGGCTGTATGGCGCGTATTGCGCAACCCGGGCACAGCGCCAACGTCCATCATCGGTGCAGCGTAGTGAGGGTTAATTGTCCGCCTCAAAACGGCGGTGCCGGCGCAACATCTCTTGCGCGAAACAATGGCACGCGAGCGGACTTACGCAGTACCTACCTCCAGCGCCACTTGGTCGAGTGCCCGAACGGATTGTTCGCCCGCGCAATGAACACATCCTCGTCCCGGTGCGCGTCGCGGCTGTTGGTGATGGGCCACTTGACGCGCGCGTTGCTTCCGTTGGTGCGTCGGTAGATCTCCTGCAGCTTCACGCCAACCTGCTCGCTCAGCAGGACCCCGGTTTGTTTGTAGCGTGCGGCTCCGGTTTCGTTTTGGAGTGCCCTCGTCGGAGTCGTGGTGCCCGGGGACGAGGTGAGGGAAGTCGTCTGTACACGCACCGGCCCTTGGTGGACCGCATTGAAGCTTGCCTGAAGCATCGTCGCCGGTTCCGGTTTGTGTCCCGTTTTGGGTCTGTTGGAGAAGATACCATACATGAAAAAATGAATccccaaaaagaaaacctcctTGCCGAAAGACCTACTTCTCCAACACCGGATGCTCGAAGCGATGTCCCTGGATCTCACGCAAACCTCCTGCCCAACCCTCCAACCCGAGATCATCCCAACCGACCGTTTGCGTACTCCTGTAGGTATAAGGCGTAAAGAGGGAACTCGGTAAGCGCACCGACGCCGACTTCCGCATCGTTTCCTTCAACGTTCGCCGGCGTTCTTCCTCCTCCAGGTCCCGGTTGAGATCATCCATGAACTTGATAAAGTTCCGCTCCGTCCGCACGTTCTCTTCCACCACCTTCAGCGTGCCCTCGTCCATCGTATCCTTGTCGATGTACTCGAAGATCTTCTTCTCCAGCTGCAGATCACCACCGGGTTTACTCGTCACCACCATCGCCGCCGACGCCGCGGTCCGGTTCGGCCTTCCGGTGAACTTGTTTATGGTGGTCACGTTCGGGAACTCGGCTTCCTCGAAGTCGCTCCGCTGGTAGATTAACTTGCGCACGTGGTTCTTGCCGTCCATCGGTAGCAGGAAGACGTACGTAGGGTTGAGGTTTTCCGTGTTGAACAGCGACAGTAGGTAATTGTCCAGCGTTCCGTTCTCGTCGTGGATGTTCAGGATGCGTTTGATGTGGGTTTTCATCTTGCCCGTGGCGAAAGTACCCTGGTTGTAGTGATGTGCTAACATCGATTCCGTTGAAGGTGGCAGCGGAAATATGTCTGTAATAATGGGAGATTATTCAAAATTATCtcgaaaataacaaattttctATGTTATATCACGTCTAGTTATTACATAAAATTATGTTTCGATCTGCAAGCTTTTCAAACTACTTtccaataacaataataatctttttaaacatatttttaaagcaCTTAATAATTGCAAACCATGCACTGCATCTATCATAATCGCCATTACTATAACACCATACAATTGTcatactttttcatttttgtcgtGCACTTTTGGTTCAATGTAGTTTCCAGATTCCGGTTTCGGCACGTTGCGCACACGTCCGAGACCAATTTCCCTTTCACTGGCACTCGCGGAAGCAAACCAGCAATAGTCGCAGTGCGCCCGGTTCCACTACAATCCCGGCTTAATTTGTCCACACTTACCCACTGTAACGGCGCTAACGGCACGGTAATGATCATCACCGGCGAGCAAACACCCGCCGAGCACCAGATACACCATCCATGCTCGCAATGAGCCGCAACGAGTTATTAAATGGACCCGATTCAACATAATGTTGCCACTTGAGAGAAATTGCCGGTatgattttctttctattgCACTAAATAAGCCTAAGGGTACACTAATAAACACCTAATTTTAGCTATCTATTCACGCACAGTAAGGAATTTTCTTTGAactaagcactttctacaagAATTTAAAGTATCTTATCTCTCTGGGATGATGTTAAAACGATCTCCCAAAACCAGTCAAACCATTACCGTCGAACGGTGGTCTCCAACTGGCAAGGCTCCGAAACGCCAGCTCCAACCAAGGCCTCCCGAGGCTGCTCTTGAACACACACGCGATACCACGCACGCGGTTCCATTTCCTTAGCCTTGGTTTCGGTCCTAACATCGGTCCCCACCCTGACTGCCGGCTTCTCGCGAGACACTGCTGGGGTTTGTGGCGAAGAGAGGGAAAAACACCTCGGCGCCACCTGCTTACCACGACAAAGGGGGGACGGGGGCTGAGTCCGGGTGCATTTTCCACGCCAAGATCAGCGCACAACTTGTGCCCCGCCCGATCACGTGCGACGAGAATCGTAAATACACCACGTTGCTCGTACCGCGATTCCGGCATCGAGTGGCCACCGTAACTGACACTTCAGGCGCCGTGTTtgggtttaaaaatgttttatttctctttcgtCATGATTGCTTGAGAAGGCTCCATCGTTATGAATACTGATATCAAATTTTACATCAgtgaggttcgtcgcttgttgcCGAAGCGTCTCGAGTCTCCCAGGGGTGGTCGCacttttctttgttgttttgctctgACCTTCACCGGCAGGTTCAGGAAGTTACAGATTTGATGATGTTGACGTGATCTCATAATAGGCGAGTACGCACAACAAACGATATCCTCGAGGTATTCTAACATTGTTTGAGTCAGTGAAAAGATGCCCCAGGAAGTCACGAGCACCGATTAACTGTCATTCCGCGAGATCAACTTGCTCAATTGTATCCTATTTGTTCTGGTTGTACCGTGACATTTCCTGGATCATACATACGACAAGCCGAGCACCGGTACaaaggttttccaccggcatGAACCAGATTAACCGTCATCCACTTGTTCGGTTGGGCGCAGACAAAATGGAGTCGTAACTTATCCAATTGCAGTGccaaaagaagaaggaaaaccgcGAGAAAAGTAAACTCGACATCTCCAAATCAAACATACCGTCGAATGCTTATGACGAAGGGTAAGAAGACTCGGTACTATTTACTTCCCGTGTGTAGTTCCGCTTCACCTGGGACATACGACGGTGGGTAACCATTTTCTTTCCTCGGTTACCCGGAGAGAGATACCGGCGAGCCCCCAGACCTGGTGCCCTCCTGTAGTGCCATCTGTGGTCTTGCATCGGATTGTCGATGCGGAAAAAGAAGTTCCCCCGTCCCCCACCTGTTACGTTGCAACCTTCGGCATTTTCCTGGGTCAAACGAACGCGCAAAACCCCCAGCACGCACCCAGCGGAGGTAGCTGGTTGGCTGGGAAAACTCGTTTTTCTCTGACCCAAGAAGGCGCCCGTCgcggtttgttttactttctctctctcattcTTGCTTGCCTGCTTTTCTTCATCACTTTCGATGAAAAGCTCCCCTCATGGTTGGAGAGAGGGGAGAAAAGGAGGCTGCTTTGTTTGACTTGATTTGGCCCACGACGACGTCGTTCGCGAGATTACGCAATACGCTTAATTCGAATTAACCGGCGTGCGCACTCACGTGCGTTTGTGCGCACCCTTGTCTACACTTTGTAGCGGCACACATACCCTTCCAAATGCAAGGGGGTAAGTGTGTCTGGAGAAGTGACGGAGTTGCAAGGAAAGCTGCCCCACTGAACCAGCTTGTGGAGAGGCGAAGCGATGCTGCGCGACAGGTTTTCGCGAGTTTAAATTTACCCAAGCGTTTAATAGTactaataaatatgttttctgcAAACGATTGATACTGTTCCTGTTCCTTTCTaacgttttgttgttgtaggCTATGGGAAGTCGGCCGAATGAATTGTATGCCATAGCAGGCTGGTGCCATCAGCTAGGATCCTTTCACactttttctgttgttgtagTATAATTTGGAAACTCggttcattttgtttgcaaaaatttaGCTCATTTGGCACAAGAAAGAAATTCTGAAATAACTTAGAATAACcagaaacaaatatttacgaAGGTTTCGTAAAAAGTATATCTTGGAAGTATTTCTGAATAGATTACAATCTTTCAATCTTAAGAGTTAAGATATGCCTTTGGATGAAAGATGCGatagttttaatgtttttttctgattgtatttttttataattaacaTTTTCAAGCTAATAAGATGATTAAAACAAACTGTTAAACAGAAGAAGAAATTTGAATTCTTACCTTGAAAGTTCACGTAAGTCGGGTCACCCGGTAAGTTGGCATCGGTCAGTTGTTTGTCTTTCAAAAAGATCCATATTCTTTCTCTCTTAGgtgccaacaaacaaacgatgaCAATGTTATTGAtagaatattttattgttatatGAATATAGTTGATACAGCCGTCACTGCCCAAATTCACCCGAATTAGCTTCTACCGCCCGAAGAATGTCTCCCGCCGCTCTTCCTCGAGCTGCGCTTGTGCGCATTTCGGTCGCCTTCGCGCTCCTTCATCGCTTTCGGGTCCATGCCGGTTTCGATGAGGGCAAGACTTTCCCGCATCAGCATACGGGCCGCGTGCGGCGAACACAGTTCGCTCCGGTTCAGCATGATCGCGTTGGTGCACATGAGCATAATGTCGCGCTGAAATTCGGCCGTCGTGCGAATGTTCCCATTCTCGATGTTGCGCTTAATTTGGCTCAAATCCATCGGGCGGTAGATCAGATCAGTCGTGTGCTCCTCCGGAAGGGGCTTCAGGAACGCGGCCGCATTCTTCGACGCGATTCGTGCGTAAACGGCCAGAA from Anopheles coustani chromosome 3, idAnoCousDA_361_x.2, whole genome shotgun sequence harbors:
- the LOC131259286 gene encoding uncharacterized protein LOC131259286, with protein sequence MLNRVHLITRCGSLRAWMVYLVLGGCLLAGDDHYRAVSAVTVDIFPLPPSTESMLAHHYNQGTFATGKMKTHIKRILNIHDENGTLDNYLLSLFNTENLNPTYVFLLPMDGKNHVRKLIYQRSDFEEAEFPNVTTINKFTGRPNRTAASAAMVVTSKPGGDLQLEKKIFEYIDKDTMDEGTLKVVEENVRTERNFIKFMDDLNRDLEEEERRRTLKETMRKSASVRLPSSLFTPYTYRSTQTVGWDDLGLEGWAGGLREIQGHRFEHPVLEKPKTGHKPEPATMLQASFNAVHQGPVRVQTTSLTSSPGTTTPTRALQNETGAARYKQTGVLLSEQVGVKLQEIYRRTNGSNARVKWPITNSRDAHRDEDVFIARANNPFGHSTKWRWSNETDQEDPLNVGVQPTREGRSKRGVYNLYSMIKCATGCDPIIYKGYGCYCGFLGSGQALDGIDRCCKMHDYCYSTANCPMFLEYFVPYLWKCYRGRPICAIDHGEWGGPGSCASRLCHCDLSLSKCLRRYYCPRKRNVCTTSPLRLLQNLVMVF